A single region of the Nocardioides aquaticus genome encodes:
- a CDS encoding fused MFS/spermidine synthase: protein MGARTAAALVFGTSAAVLVVELVALRLLAPYLGLTLETNTLVIGVALTAIALGSWLGGRAADATDPRRLLGPAIGISGAVVALTPATVRSAAEVAPSGFVLVALGAILVPGALLSAVTPIVTKLRLTTLEETGTVVGRLSGIGTAGAIVGTVLTGFVLISRVPVGVIMVGLGVVLLATALLVDLRVRGWSGWSRGARVGAGAAVLAGGLGVLVAPGGCDVETTYHCARVVEDPDDPDGRTLVLDGLRHSYVDLGDPTRLDFEYVRALAAVADASFPPGEPIAAQHLGAGGATLPRYLAADRPGTRSVVSEIDGGVVQVDLDRLGLETGPDLEVRVEDARLGLADVADDSRDLVVGDAFGGVSVPWHLATVEMMDEVDRVLEDDGVYAANVIDHAPLSFARAEVATLAAAFDHVALLGPSDVLDASGGGNMVVVASDAPLPLEEVARGLDERETQWDVLSGDALASWVGDAEVLTDDFAPVDQLLTPYGA from the coding sequence CACGCTGGTGATCGGCGTGGCGCTGACCGCGATCGCGCTGGGCTCCTGGCTGGGCGGGCGTGCAGCCGACGCCACGGACCCGCGCCGGCTGCTCGGCCCGGCGATCGGGATCTCGGGCGCGGTCGTCGCGCTGACCCCGGCCACCGTCCGCTCCGCGGCCGAGGTCGCGCCGAGCGGGTTCGTGCTCGTGGCGCTCGGCGCCATCCTGGTGCCCGGAGCCCTGCTGTCGGCGGTGACGCCGATCGTCACGAAGCTCCGGTTGACCACCCTCGAGGAGACCGGCACGGTCGTCGGCCGGCTGTCCGGGATCGGTACGGCCGGGGCGATCGTCGGCACCGTGCTGACCGGCTTCGTGCTGATCTCGCGGGTCCCGGTCGGCGTGATCATGGTCGGCCTCGGCGTGGTGCTGCTGGCCACCGCGCTCCTGGTCGACCTGCGGGTGCGCGGCTGGTCCGGCTGGAGCCGGGGTGCCCGGGTCGGCGCCGGCGCGGCCGTCCTGGCCGGCGGCCTCGGGGTGCTGGTGGCTCCCGGCGGCTGCGACGTGGAGACCACCTACCACTGCGCCCGGGTCGTCGAGGACCCCGACGACCCCGACGGCCGGACACTGGTGCTCGACGGCCTGCGCCACTCCTACGTCGACCTCGGCGACCCGACCCGCCTGGACTTCGAGTACGTCCGGGCGCTCGCCGCCGTCGCCGACGCCTCCTTCCCGCCCGGCGAGCCGATCGCCGCCCAGCACCTCGGCGCCGGCGGGGCCACGCTGCCGCGCTACCTCGCCGCCGACCGGCCCGGCACCCGCAGCGTGGTCTCCGAGATCGACGGCGGGGTCGTCCAGGTCGACCTCGACCGGCTCGGCCTCGAGACCGGCCCGGACCTCGAGGTCCGGGTCGAGGACGCCCGCCTCGGCCTGGCCGACGTCGCCGACGACAGCCGCGACCTGGTCGTCGGTGACGCCTTCGGCGGCGTGAGCGTGCCCTGGCACCTCGCCACCGTCGAGATGATGGACGAGGTCGACCGGGTGCTCGAAGACGACGGCGTCTACGCCGCCAACGTCATCGACCACGCACCGCTGTCCTTCGCCCGCGCCGAGGTGGCCACGCTGGCCGCGGCGTTCGACCACGTCGCGCTGCTCGGCCCGAGCGACGTGCTCGACGCCTCCGGCGGCGGCAACATGGTCGTGGTCGCCTCCGACGCCCCGCTGCCGCTGGAGGAGGTCGCCCGCGGGCTCGACGAGCGGGAGACGCAGTGGGACGTGCTGAGCGGTGACGCGCTCGCGTCGTGGGTCGGCGACGCCGAGGTCCTCACCGACGACTTCGCGCCGGTCGACCAGCTGCTCACGCCGTACGGCGCCTGA
- a CDS encoding DNA glycosylase AlkZ-like family protein codes for MPARAADAADAPAHRLTRAGARRLAVRAQLLTADRPTDLLDVVRHLTVVQLDPTAAVAPSADVVLWSRLGGSYAPADLRDALDAGSLVELHMMARPAEDVALLRAEMAAWPGEDTPTSSWPSELRDWVAANGGCRQEILALLRAEGPLPVPELPDTCVRPWRSSGWNHGRDRVRLLELMVARGEVAVVGREGRDKVYDLAERVYPDDPVVPLAEAEAERDRRRLAALGIARPGRLVVPGEPGSVGEAGEPAVVEGVRGRWRVDPALLTDVDDEVPGRTALLSPLDRLVVDRKRAAELFAFDFALEMYKPVAARRWGYWALPVLHHEELVGKVDASAEASEGVLRVDAVHEDAPWSPAVREAVDRELDALATWLGLEVLRLDRR; via the coding sequence GTGCCTGCCAGAGCCGCCGACGCGGCGGACGCCCCCGCCCACCGGCTGACCCGCGCCGGGGCGCGACGGCTGGCCGTGCGCGCCCAGCTGCTGACCGCGGACCGGCCCACCGACCTCCTGGACGTGGTCCGGCACCTCACGGTGGTCCAGCTCGACCCGACCGCGGCGGTCGCCCCCAGCGCCGACGTCGTGCTGTGGAGCAGGCTGGGTGGGTCGTACGCCCCGGCCGACCTGCGCGACGCCCTCGACGCCGGCAGCCTGGTCGAGCTGCACATGATGGCCCGTCCGGCCGAGGACGTCGCGCTGCTGCGCGCGGAGATGGCGGCCTGGCCGGGGGAGGACACCCCGACGTCCAGCTGGCCCAGCGAGCTGCGGGACTGGGTCGCGGCCAACGGCGGCTGCCGCCAGGAGATCCTCGCCCTGCTGCGCGCCGAGGGTCCGTTGCCCGTGCCGGAGCTGCCGGACACGTGCGTGAGGCCCTGGCGTTCGAGCGGGTGGAACCACGGCCGCGACCGGGTCCGGCTGCTCGAGCTCATGGTCGCCCGGGGCGAGGTCGCCGTCGTCGGTCGGGAGGGCCGCGACAAGGTCTACGACCTGGCCGAGCGCGTCTACCCCGACGACCCGGTGGTCCCGCTGGCCGAGGCGGAGGCCGAGCGTGACCGGCGCCGCCTGGCCGCCCTCGGCATCGCCCGACCGGGCCGGCTGGTCGTCCCGGGGGAGCCGGGGTCGGTGGGCGAGGCGGGGGAGCCGGCGGTGGTGGAGGGCGTCCGCGGGCGGTGGCGGGTCGACCCCGCCCTGCTCACCGACGTCGACGACGAGGTCCCGGGCCGGACGGCGCTGCTGTCGCCGCTGGACCGGCTGGTCGTCGACCGCAAGCGGGCCGCCGAGCTCTTCGCCTTCGACTTCGCCCTCGAGATGTACAAGCCGGTGGCCGCCCGGCGGTGGGGCTACTGGGCGCTGCCGGTCCTGCACCACGAGGAGCTCGTCGGCAAGGTCGACGCGAGCGCGGAGGCGTCCGAGGGCGTGCTGCGGGTCGACGCCGTGCACGAGGACGCTCCCTGGTCCCCGGCGGTCCGGGAGGCGGTAGACCGCGAGCTGGACGCGTTGGCGACCTGGCTGGGGCTGGAGGTCCTCCGGCTCGACCGCCGCTGA
- a CDS encoding YeeE/YedE family protein, with amino-acid sequence MATEQFSADQATARPDTRPARAEPAPPPQAGVVIAGLLGTLVLGGIIWSRSGGMTATLFAVGTAFGFVLFHSRFGFTSAWRQLVAVRQGAGLRAHMLMIAVAATLFAPILATGASFGAGTTPTASLAPIGFGVVIGAFLFGIGMQVGGACASGTLFAVGSGQSAIVLTLGGFVVGSVLGAWTFDFWLGLPAFGPVSLADTGAGYLGGWLITLAAIGAVVAVTYVVGRGRRVPPTGRPASARGAARAVRGSWPLWVGALLLAGLNGLTLWLSGSAWGITSAFALWGSKLLDLVGVDVTSWSYWADRAGSYEAGVLGDTTSVMDIGIMLGALVASAAAGAWTLHRRIPGKLALGAVLGGIAMGYGARIAYGCNIGAYFAGIASFSLHGWLWGAMALLGTYLGLKLRPVFGLGNPKPEDSVC; translated from the coding sequence GTGGCTACCGAACAGTTCTCCGCCGACCAGGCGACGGCCCGTCCCGACACCCGACCGGCGCGTGCCGAGCCGGCACCTCCCCCCCAGGCCGGGGTGGTGATCGCCGGCCTGCTCGGCACCCTCGTGCTGGGCGGCATCATCTGGTCCCGCTCCGGGGGCATGACAGCCACCCTCTTCGCGGTCGGCACGGCCTTCGGCTTCGTGCTGTTCCACAGCCGCTTCGGCTTCACCTCCGCCTGGCGGCAGCTGGTCGCGGTGCGCCAGGGCGCCGGCCTGCGCGCGCACATGCTGATGATCGCCGTGGCGGCCACGCTCTTCGCCCCGATCCTGGCCACCGGCGCGTCCTTCGGCGCCGGCACCACCCCCACCGCCTCCCTGGCCCCGATCGGCTTCGGCGTCGTGATCGGCGCCTTCCTCTTCGGCATCGGCATGCAGGTCGGCGGTGCCTGCGCCTCCGGGACGCTCTTCGCGGTCGGCAGCGGGCAGTCGGCCATCGTGCTGACCCTCGGCGGGTTCGTCGTCGGGTCGGTGCTCGGTGCCTGGACCTTCGACTTCTGGCTCGGCCTGCCCGCCTTCGGCCCGGTCTCGCTGGCCGACACCGGCGCGGGCTACCTCGGCGGGTGGCTGATCACGCTGGCCGCGATCGGCGCCGTCGTGGCGGTCACCTACGTCGTGGGCCGCGGGCGTCGCGTGCCGCCGACCGGCCGCCCGGCCTCGGCCCGCGGGGCCGCCCGCGCCGTGCGCGGTTCCTGGCCGCTGTGGGTCGGCGCGCTGCTGCTGGCCGGCCTGAACGGCCTCACCCTGTGGCTGTCCGGCTCGGCCTGGGGCATCACCTCGGCCTTCGCGCTGTGGGGCTCCAAGCTGCTCGACCTCGTCGGCGTCGACGTCACCTCGTGGTCCTACTGGGCCGATCGCGCGGGGTCGTACGAGGCCGGTGTGCTCGGTGACACCACCTCGGTGATGGACATCGGGATCATGCTCGGAGCCCTGGTCGCCTCCGCTGCCGCCGGCGCCTGGACCCTGCACCGGCGGATCCCGGGCAAGCTCGCGCTCGGCGCGGTCCTCGGCGGCATCGCGATGGGGTACGGCGCCCGGATCGCCTACGGCTGCAACATCGGGGCGTACTTCGCCGGGATCGCCTCCTTCAGCCTGCACGGGTGGCTCTGGGGCGCGATGGCGCTCCTCGGGACCTACCTCGGTCTCAAGCTGCGCCCGGTCTTCGGTCTCGGGAACCCGAAGCCCGAGGACTCCGTCTGCTGA
- a CDS encoding sugar O-acetyltransferase gives MTERMRAGELYLADDPEIAEAGRRALDLVAAFNATSARQEALRRGLLEDLLGSLGEGTELRPPLQVDYGTNLHVGDRCFANFGLVALDVAPITIGDDVQIGPNVQLLTPTHPIDADLRRAKWEAAEPITIGDNVWLGGGVIVCPGVTIGADTVVGAGSVVTRDLPAGVVAVGNPARVLRSAADD, from the coding sequence ATGACCGAGCGGATGCGCGCCGGCGAGCTGTACCTCGCCGACGACCCCGAGATCGCCGAGGCCGGCCGCCGTGCCCTGGACCTGGTGGCCGCGTTCAACGCCACCAGCGCCCGCCAGGAGGCCCTGCGTCGCGGGCTGCTGGAGGACCTGCTGGGCTCGCTGGGCGAGGGGACCGAGCTGCGTCCGCCGCTGCAGGTCGACTACGGCACGAACCTCCACGTCGGCGACCGCTGCTTCGCCAACTTCGGCCTGGTCGCGCTCGACGTCGCCCCGATCACGATCGGCGACGACGTGCAGATCGGCCCCAACGTCCAGCTGCTCACCCCCACCCACCCGATCGACGCCGACCTGCGCCGCGCGAAGTGGGAGGCGGCCGAGCCGATCACGATCGGCGACAACGTGTGGCTGGGCGGCGGCGTGATCGTGTGCCCCGGCGTCACGATCGGCGCGGACACCGTGGTCGGTGCGGGCTCGGTCGTCACCCGTGACCTGCCCGCCGGCGTGGTCGCGGTCGGCAACCCCGCGCGGGTCCTGCGGAGCGCGGCCGACGACTGA
- a CDS encoding pyridoxamine 5'-phosphate oxidase family protein produces the protein MTSSEQTTTAGDQDRERAHLVELMEDMPIAMFTTFGTEGPRSIPMARQEVEPDAEMWFITARDTAHTRALGHDASVALTFSSRDTWVSLTGKAYVVDDTAKLRELWNTFAEAWLPGGPEDPNAVLIRVDVEKAEYWDTPGGKVASLLSFAKVKLTGDTYDARHGTVEP, from the coding sequence ATGACCTCCTCCGAGCAGACCACCACCGCCGGCGACCAGGACCGCGAGCGGGCGCACCTCGTCGAGCTGATGGAGGACATGCCGATCGCGATGTTCACCACCTTCGGCACCGAGGGCCCGCGCAGCATCCCGATGGCGCGCCAGGAGGTCGAGCCCGACGCCGAGATGTGGTTCATCACCGCGCGCGACACCGCCCACACCCGGGCGCTCGGCCACGACGCGTCGGTCGCGCTCACCTTCTCCTCCCGCGACACCTGGGTGTCCCTGACCGGGAAGGCGTACGTCGTCGACGACACCGCCAAGCTGCGCGAGCTGTGGAACACCTTCGCCGAGGCCTGGCTGCCCGGCGGGCCCGAGGACCCAAACGCCGTGCTGATCCGCGTCGACGTCGAGAAGGCGGAGTACTGGGACACCCCCGGCGGCAAGGTCGCCTCGCTGCTGTCCTTCGCCAAGGTCAAGCTGACCGGGGACACCTACGACGCGCGGCACGGCACCGTCGAGCCGTGA